GCTCGGCGGCCCCGATCCTGCAGGCACCTTGGCACGTCAGGGCAGAATGGCTGACTCGTCGTTCTCTCAGGAGTCATACACAGCACCCGTCGCTTTGGCATCTcgctgcctcttcctgcccccaatcCTCGCCCAGCTCTAGAAATTCATCCTCCAAGATTGTGGGGAAGAGAGTCAggagggacttggggaagggcATGAAAAGGCacgtgggggaggggctcagcaAGAGTGGCCCTGTAGAATAATGTTCAGTCCAAGCCTTGTCCGAGTgcagcaccacccccaccccccagcagggcTCTCGGTGCAAGGGTGTGAAGTGATGAGGGGGGAGCCCCCGAGCGTCCTTCCCGGTTCTATCATTGATGCTCTCTACGGCCTTGAGCGAGTCCCTTCCTCTCTCCGAGCCTGGTTCCCTGCGTATAGGgacttctgtggggaaaaaatccctaacTGGCCCTTGAATGCACAGGTATGGTGAGAACCAGTGGCTGGaggctgaagccagacaaatccaGAGTAGAAATAAGGCGCCattttgtttaacagtgagggtgattaaccatagGAACAACCTTCCagggcagtggtggattctccgtccgGTGAGGTTTTCAAGACAAGACTGGACACCTTCCCGGAAGATGTGCTTTAGTTATTGGGCACAGTAGAGGGGTAACGGgctgagattctctggcctgtgtcctACAGGAGGGCAGACAGACTGGGTAattaatgatctcttctggccctAACATCTGCAACTCTCAAATCTTTGCCGAGCGCTTGGCGTTCGCCTGATGACAAGAGCTAGGGATTTATTATTCTCCAATGGCAGAAGACTCTTCCGACGGGGCCCATAGCAACCTGCAAACCTCTGTGTCCTGGCTTGGAGCACTCACCGCTCCCAGGCCTATGCTCTCTCACGCAACGGCGCTTTGAAGGATCCGCTTTGAAAGGAGCTGTGGCACTCATATCCCCTGCAGTTGCCTTTGATCCTGCCAGGTgcacctctctccccccaacacaGGCTGTGTGTTCCCGTGGCTGGGCTGGAGCGGccgtgcttccccccccccccattttgttcCTAGCTGCTTCAAGTGGTTGGAGGCGCTTGCAGCTTCTCATCATGGCTGTTAGCAAACACTGACGTGGAAATGAGCGAGCTGTGGTTTATTAATATAACAAGCGAGCAGCATTGCCAGCAGCACCAGCGCCAGTGGGAATCAAAGAAGGCGATCTTCCCACCTGCACGATAGTCTGAGGGCCACAGGGCTGTAGGCGACCTGCACTTGTCTCTCGTTATTGCTCCTTGCTTATCCCCGGGAACGTCATGCAGTGGTGTTGCAGGCCTAGCACCCCTGGATACCACACACTGAGAGAGACACAGGTGAGCTGAGGGGTTGGAGCGGgggaatcaggacacctgggttctctttcctACCTCTTCTATTGGCCCTTTGCCTCCTTAGGCAAGTCATGTCACTTCTCTATGCTTCACTTCTCTCCTCTGTAGGTACCTGCCTCAGCAGGCTGATAAGAGGATTCGTTAGtgaatatttgcaaagtgctttaaggATATCTGCTCTGCTAAGCACTGATAAGATAGGGCTGGATTCCACCCCCATCACTCACGCCAAGTAGGCCCTTATTCCACCGCTCTCCTGAGTTCCTTCCCTGGTGTGAGctgcagaatctgacccacagcCAATGTGCTGGAGCTGTGTCTCTGGGCTGGTTCCCAGGTGCTGTTCTGTGCTAGGTCACGTCTCAGTGCTCGGAAGCTGTGCGCTAGCCCAGAGAATATCGCAGGCGAGTCATGTCTCAGTTTAGTGGGCCCAGCACGACCGTGGTTCGCTAGAGCAGATGCTGTAATAGCGGAGGCTACACAGTGCTGGCTGCCAGCAAGCAGAAAGAACGTGGTATAACGTTGCTGGAGAGAGGGGGCTGGATGCTGCGCTGTAATTGCACCTTTCCTCAGGGTGGGCCAGGTTCATTAGCTCCGTGTGACAAAGATGGAAACAGGcctggagaggtgaagtgatttatccaaggtcaacagtgaatcagtggcagagccagacacAAACCCCAGGTCTCTTCACTCCCATCGCCCTGTTCAAAGCAGTGGACTCCCTGCCTTGCTATGTAGGGAGGTGGTTTAATCCTAGCTCTGTGCTGGAGCTCCCTGGGGAAAGGCGGCTGTGTCTTGGTGCGGGTCTTTCCCCGAACTGCGGCGTGGTACGGACAGAGGAGGTAATTCAGGCGCGGATTGGGATATAGGTTACACGAGTTGttttgacccagatcctcaaaggtccttcctgccccctgcaaACCTCTCCCATGTCTCCTACATTGTGCTGCTAAAACCCCTGGGGGTGGAGTTTCTTTTGGGACCCCTTTCCAGTGCTTTCCTTCTCTGTAGGGCTCCCCAGATACAGTAATCCCCTGCAGTACCAACTTTGGCCACTGGGTGTGTGCTTGTCCACCTCTCTGCCACTCTCTTGTCCCCCTTTTCTGTCCAGCACCCACATTAGCCAGGTTTTTGCAGAGTTCATGAGAAATCTGCAGGCTGCcactgccatgccatgccccagaGAGCCCTTCTCCTGCCTTGAGTCCCTAAAGGAAGCTGGGAGGAGTCTGCTTATAGCCCCGTGGAATCTCTGTAGAGATCAGCTTGGTTTAGAGCCCTTCTGCggcttcccttttcttcctgcCGATGGGTGCATTTGTGTTTTGGCTGAGTGCTGCTGTGACGGACGTCCCTGGGTCGCTTTTCCTTCTTctaggaactgccaggctggATCAGCCCTATGGTCCAGCCAGCCCAGTGTCAGGTATTTTCAGCCATCAGTAGCAaaggtttcagaggaaggtgcccCCTCACACCTGAGAATAGCCAGGCCTTGCTCACTATCTCCTTGGACTGCAAAATATGCAGCCGTCAAGCACAGTAAAACCAAGGCACCCACCAGTGTAATGAAAGCGTGAGTCTCTGAGCATAAACACACGCCAGGACTTGGGCTATATGGTATCCTGCTAGGCTCCTGGAGGGACAAGCGCCTCCCTCATCTCCATCCCTCCTTCTAGTACACCAGAGCcatgcagccacccagcaggaaCAGGCAGAGATGATTCCAGCACTCCACAGATTTCATCACCGGCCCACCTGCTCTGCAGAATTTCGCCACCCAGttctccctctcttttccctGCTGTCTCTCACCCGGCCTTGTCTGACCTGTGTCTGCTTCCTTCCCAGAGCATGTTAACGGGCTTGATGTATTACTGCCCTGAGGACCCCATCGACTACCTGGAGCGCTGCTTGCAGAAGGTTCGGGAGCTGGGTGGTCCTGAGAAGGTGCAATGGGACACTTTCATTGGCCAGGAGCGGCGGACCCTACCCCCCATCAATGGCGGGCAAGGGAAGAAACCCATTTTCTGGACAGGTGAGCTGCACCTTGAACTGGCATCTGTTCAGAGTCGGGGGGATCAGGGGCAAGACTGTTCGTGGGCAAACTTTCTCGGGGACCTGAGTACGTGCAAACAACACAAAGACCATGCAGGTGCAAATGCTCACAGATCCCAGTGCACATGCGTGAGCATGTCTGCCCACAGGTTGGCACAGACTTGTGTGCACCTGCACATGCCCAGGCACACACCTGTTGCCCACCTGCATGCACACctgcagtgatgagctcccaaaatcctaaaaACTGGTTCCCTTCCGGGTcctcggtggcacttcggcagtgtgtgtgtgggggtcttcactcgctccgggttttcggcggtgggtccttcacctggagcgagtgaagacaccacccccccgccgccgaagtgccaccgaagacccggttGGGAACCGCGCAGTGAGTAtaagccccacgtgcctgtctctGCCCCCCCCATCTGACCCCAACCCACTtactgcccccgactgcccccctcagaacctgcaacccatcaaccccctgctccttgtcccctgaccatcccctcctgagaccccccccaccctaactgccacccaggaccctaccccctacccaactcgccccactccctgcccctgactcccccgaccccatccaccaccaccctggaactcccatgcctacccaaccacccccattccccgtcccctgactgtcccccagaacctctgccccctccaaccactccctgctccttatccagcccctcctcccagccccggcccccttaccatgctgcttaaaCCTATATCCCTATGTGCCACTCAGGTCAGCTCCTCAGTGTATCAGCACTGCAGCCACCTGAGTGGACCATGTGCAGTCCCACTGCAGCTGATGCATTGCCCCTGGTTTCTCTTGCAGACCCTCTTGCAGGGCCATACCGCCGGTATGGGTGCCTGCCACCCATCCAGAGCCAGTTCTCCATCGAGAGTGACTCGGACATGACAGAGTCCACTGGACTGATCCAGGAGTATGACATCTTCGACCCCAGTAGACCACGCCCCAAAATCATCTTTGTGATTGGTGAGAAACTTGCTTACCTACAGCAGTGGGATGAGCCATGCAGCTTGGGTAATCCCTCTGGGGAGAGGCGGAGGAATAACTGAGCataggagagggagagggaggggagaagagaggcagAGGAAGGACGGGGAGATAGAGATGGGAGACAAATGAAGAAGCGTCCTGTAATCTCCAGTGGGTTTCCCTATTAGACAGCCACATACTAAGGAAGAGGACAATTTGcgagcctcagtttccacatctgtaaaatgggcataatgctGCACTGCTTTGCTGGGGGGCTGGAAAGGCTTAATTCATAAATATGtgttaagcactttgagatcctggaATGGGAGGCGCTGGAGAAGGATCATTATTCCCCTAAGGACGGCTGCTTCCTCCTCTATTTCCCCACCATTCCTGATGAGTTTGGAGGGCATTTGGTTGTTGTCTCAATTACGTACGTTGTTGCTAGCGTAGCTATTTTGGGGGAAATGGCCTCCTACCCCTTTAATGCCTGCAGCCAGCTTCTCCCACACTTACATCAGTGAAACTCCACGGGtttcctcctgatttacaccggtgTAGGTGAGAGAAGAACCAGGCCTTTGTATTCAATGGCAGGAACTCAGCTGCCTTATCAGAGGCTCCGTCATCAGTTCAGTGAAGAAGCCCAAAGCTGGCTAATCCCATACAGGGGACTCGACCCTGGCACCTGTGTTGAATGCGCATGCTGCAGACAACAGACCCAGGGGCTTGATAAATCCACGAGTATCTGGGGAACCAGGAGCAGAACCCATGTTCTCTTGCTCGAAGAACATGGCCATTACCACTTGAGCTTTTCCAGAGCTGCTAGTAGGTAACTTACTTGCACGCACGTACCCCTTGGGGAAAACCTTGGCCGGGCAAGGAAAGAGCCTGTTGGCCAAGGCTTGGGGGTGCTCAGGCACGGATGCCTCCTTGACCCTCTCTTGCTTGGCAGGGGGCCCTGGCAGCGGGAAGGGCACTCAGAGCACCAAGATGGCCTCCCACTTCGGCTTCGTCTGCATCTCGGTCGGTGAGATCCTGCGCAACCAGCTGATCCACCACGCCACCAGCGACAGGAAGTGGGAGCTGATCGCCAAGATCATCGCCAACGGGGAACTGGCCCCGCCCGTGAGTCATGGCCAGAGCTTCCTATCACCTCTTCAGCGCAGCCCGAGGGGGCATCCAGGCAGCCCGCAAGAGACTCCCTGCCTTCTGCACTCAGGGGCCACCCGGCAACCGCCAGCTGGGAATGACCTTTTGGTCCCTTCTGAGCCGGGCTGGGTTCAGCCCAGTGGCCTGTAGGTGAGAGGCTCAGTCTCCATCCCCCATTACCAGCCCCTTGAGAGGTTTCTTTGCCTTGCAGGAAACTACCATCGAGGAGCTGAAGCAGCAGTTCATTAAGCAGCAAGACGCCAACGGCTTCGTGGTGGACGGGTTCCCGCGGGAGATAGGACAGGCCTTCACCTTCGAGGAGCAGGTGAGGTGCAGCTGTGGATAAACAAAGGGGCTTTACAAGGCTTTCCTGTCCGTCCTGGGCTGCCCCTTTCCCTGCACCCTCACCAGGCACCGGCTCCCTGGGGCCCGCTCTGACGGTGTGTGCCCCTCTTCTGACACCCTGTGCCCCGGGCCTCTCCGAAGAGCATCCCCTCACCTGGCGCTATCCTCCTTGGATGTGCTGCTTTGTCCTGTCCCTTTTTCTGGTTATTGGATGTTGGCGGAGCCCCtccattctgccccctcctccccccctaaGGGCGTATGCCCCTGCTCCAGGCTCTGCTCTCTGAGGATACAGGGCACGGCCTGGCATAACCCAACTACACAGAGGACAAAGACCGTTGCTCTCGGTGACCCTTTGCTGGCCAAGGGCAGGTGCATGGCTCagttttcccctcctctcctaaGACACACACCTTTGGTCCCACTGGACCCTCTGCACCGGGTGTCAGCCTGCGCTTTGGAGCTGCCATGGTAGTGCTCCTCCTCTCCGAGGACACGTCAAGCACCTGCCCTTGTTCCTGCAGTGCCGGAGGACGGTGAGAGCCCGGCCAGCGCCACAGAGGGAGGAGTCACGTCTGTGCTCAGGGTCCCAGATATGATCATGATCGACTCAGTTCAGCCCTGAGGGTCCTGGGAATGCCTGGACCCTTCTAGCCCCTGAGGGACAGGGACAGGCTGATTCGGGGATGCCCCGGGGCTCTCCAGACCCCTCTGTGGGATGGCAGGACTCATTGGAGACGTGCAGCTCCTCTGCGGAACGGGGGGTGTTGATgcggaggggctgggagccattAGAGCCCTTTGGTGATGGGGTCTCGGATCCCAAGGAGCCCTGAAATCCTCAGAGCCCTGTCAGGCCCATCAAGGACTCCCCAGGGAAGGGATCACTGCTGTATTGCCATCGGGTGCTCGTCTCTCTCACTGGCAGATAGGCTCCCCAGACCTGGTGGTTTTCTTGGCCTGCTCCAACCAACGTCTCCGGCAGCGTCTGGAGAAACGGgcgcaggagcagggccggccGGACGATAACGCCCATGCCATTGACCGGAGGGTGGAGACCTTCAAGCAGAACATCCCACTGATTGTGAAATATTACCAGGACAAGAGCGTCATCGTCCGGGTAAGGCTCCGTCGGGGAAGCCCACGCCTGGGTTGGGACACTGCCTTTCCCACTGAAGCTGGTCTAGTCAGCCGTCCCAGACACCAGGTCTTGCACAGATCCAAGCCTTGGGTCTTGACGTCTTGGTTACCAACTTCATTGAGGGTCTTGACACATACTGGGTCCAGGTCTCTTGTACTCATCACAAAGGGTAAGCATGGGGCATGCTCACAGGTGCACTGACCTGCCTAATGTGCACTGTGGCCCTGAGGTCTCGCTCGTCTGAGATGCAGGTGGGATTCACTGTGGGGGAGTCCTGAACCCCAGAGTGCAGTGGGGTTCCcagtttcctttcccccaccgcacccctcccccgcccccacccccagaacccgACTGACGGCCGTCTCTGTCTGTCTTTCCTCTTTCAGTTTGACGCAGACAGAGAGGAGGACGACGTATTTGGTGACATCA
The sequence above is drawn from the Trachemys scripta elegans isolate TJP31775 chromosome 17, CAS_Tse_1.0, whole genome shotgun sequence genome and encodes:
- the AK1 gene encoding adenylate kinase isoenzyme 1 isoform X1, translating into MLTGLMYYCPEDPIDYLERCLQKVRELGGPEKVQWDTFIGQERRTLPPINGGQGKKPIFWTDPLAGPYRRYGCLPPIQSQFSIESDSDMTESTGLIQEYDIFDPSRPRPKIIFVIGGPGSGKGTQSTKMASHFGFVCISVGEILRNQLIHHATSDRKWELIAKIIANGELAPPETTIEELKQQFIKQQDANGFVVDGFPREIGQAFTFEEQIGSPDLVVFLACSNQRLRQRLEKRAQEQGRPDDNAHAIDRRVETFKQNIPLIVKYYQDKSVIVRFDADREEDDVFGDISSMVQERLFPHGIDAAGSPQLALLDSPYGADREQPQEEDEEGQTEELLCPDFLRMATEKLKDSKIIFVVGGPGSGKGTQCEKIVQKYGYTHLSTGDLLRAEVNSGSERGKKLSAIMEKGELVPLDTVLDMLRDAMVAKADVSKGFLIDGYPREVKQGEAFEKKIAPPTLLLYVDAGKDTMVKRLLKRGETSGRVDDNEETIKKRLDTYYKATEPVITFYEKRGIVRKLNAEGSVDDVFVQVCTHLDALK